A stretch of the Papaver somniferum cultivar HN1 chromosome 6, ASM357369v1, whole genome shotgun sequence genome encodes the following:
- the LOC113290339 gene encoding RING-H2 finger protein ATL39-like has protein sequence MAGLICAFLFMVVLAIYNRRCFSDRRSRGDSSVQSIGDVTTTRKGGLDSTVIKTFPVFVYPDVKNFKMIDTEETAVLECAVCLSEFEDEDVLRQLPTCRHAFHADCIDVWFVSQSTCPVCRDNLKQIAPGIALNADDDVVIDVLEDEENGPEMAAEMISETEDQHHVSISVVDNSGDVIGSTNLNSEMLQNSVKEDR, from the coding sequence ATGGCGGGGTTAATCTGCGCATTTTTATTCATGGTTGTTCTTGCTATTTATAACCGGCGATGTTTTTCTGATCGACGAAGTAGAGGTGATAGTAGTGTTCAGAGTATTGGCGATGTTacaacaacaagaaaaggagGACTTGATTCAACTGTTATTAAAACGTTCCCGGTGTTTGTATACCCAGATGTTAAGAATTTCAAGATGATTGATACTGAAGAAACTGCAGTGCTAGAATGTGCGGTCTGTTTAAgtgagtttgaagatgaagatgttctgaGACAACTACCTACATGTCGCCATGCTTTTCATGCGGATTGCATTGATGTTTGGTTTGTTTCTCAATCTACTTGTCCTGTTTGTCGGGATAATCTTAAGCAAATTGCTCCCGGAATCGCACTCAATGCTGACGATGATGTAGTGATTGATgtattggaagatgaagaaaacggTCCTGAAATGGCTGCAGAGATGATTTCTGAAACAGAGGATCAGCACCATGTTTCGATTTCTGTGGTAGATAATTCAGGTGATGTAATTGGTAGTACAAATCTCAACAGTGAGATGCTCCAGAACAGTGTAAAAGAAGATCGATAG